A section of the Streptomyces xinghaiensis S187 genome encodes:
- a CDS encoding acyltransferase family protein, whose amino-acid sequence MTGAGSDTVRTAPPLTGASSAAAVPNAPGESDVRSDAPSTPAGPGTSDASSRAAALPGAGPESGGAGARGRPQPRLRALDGLRLVAALMVACYHYGGRDGDIGRAWGTSPADQFPTASQGFAYGSLGVQIFFVISGFVICMSGWGRPLRSFFASRVARLYPAYWVAVVLVTLVFALPWVAYDAVSPSDALVNMTMLQEPVGAERVLGVDWTLWVELRFYVLFALFVVVPGATRGRVLVFCAAWTLAAAMAEASGEPLPAVVLMPEHSAFFIGGIGLFLLYRDRRDAVAWGVVGISWLIGQKYAVDNLWHPADVPAFSYRSSLVIILIVTAGFVAVGLVALGHLRWANWRWLTVAGALTYPFYLVHEHLGWVTVQLLHRTWGVPSAVTFAGTLTGMLMLAWLLHRWVERPLTPWMRRMLADTRQR is encoded by the coding sequence ATGACGGGCGCCGGCAGCGACACCGTGCGGACGGCGCCGCCGCTGACCGGGGCATCATCCGCGGCGGCGGTGCCGAATGCGCCGGGCGAGTCCGACGTGAGGTCCGACGCCCCGAGCACGCCGGCCGGGCCGGGCACGTCGGACGCCTCCTCCCGTGCGGCCGCGCTGCCCGGCGCGGGGCCGGAGAGCGGCGGGGCCGGCGCACGCGGACGGCCGCAGCCCCGGCTGCGCGCCCTGGACGGACTGCGGCTCGTCGCCGCCCTGATGGTCGCCTGCTACCACTACGGCGGACGGGACGGCGACATCGGCCGGGCCTGGGGCACCTCACCCGCCGACCAATTCCCCACCGCCTCACAGGGCTTCGCGTACGGCAGTCTGGGCGTGCAGATCTTCTTCGTCATCAGCGGCTTCGTGATCTGCATGAGCGGCTGGGGGCGGCCGCTGCGCTCCTTCTTCGCCTCCCGCGTCGCCCGGCTCTACCCGGCCTACTGGGTGGCGGTCGTGCTCGTCACCCTGGTCTTCGCGCTGCCGTGGGTGGCGTACGACGCCGTCTCGCCCAGCGACGCACTGGTCAACATGACGATGCTGCAGGAGCCGGTGGGTGCCGAACGGGTCCTGGGCGTGGACTGGACGCTCTGGGTGGAACTGCGGTTCTACGTCCTCTTCGCGCTGTTCGTGGTGGTGCCCGGCGCGACGAGAGGGCGCGTCCTGGTGTTCTGCGCCGCCTGGACGCTGGCGGCGGCGATGGCCGAAGCGAGTGGGGAACCACTGCCGGCCGTCGTCCTGATGCCGGAGCACTCCGCCTTCTTCATCGGCGGCATCGGGCTGTTCCTGCTGTACCGGGACCGGCGCGACGCGGTCGCCTGGGGTGTCGTGGGCATCAGCTGGCTGATCGGCCAGAAGTACGCCGTGGACAACCTCTGGCACCCCGCGGACGTGCCGGCCTTCTCGTACCGGTCGTCGCTGGTCATCATTCTGATCGTCACGGCCGGCTTCGTGGCGGTCGGCCTCGTCGCGCTGGGACACCTCCGCTGGGCGAACTGGAGATGGCTCACCGTCGCGGGCGCGCTGACCTATCCGTTCTATCTGGTGCACGAACACCTGGGCTGGGTCACGGTCCAACTGCTGCACCGGACGTGGGGAGTGCCATCAGCCGTGACGTTCGCCGGAACGCTCACCGGGATGCTGATGCTGGCGTGGCTGCTGCACCGCTGGGTGGAACGGCCGTTGACGCCGTGGATGCGGCGGATGCTGGCGGACACGCGCCAACGATAG
- a CDS encoding HNH endonuclease signature motif containing protein, with protein MQATLLDHDDTATTGDTTGPRGEPVTADEWAAHLASAVPGPQTAAMLGLLERGQLSTTGRIDALKAWERHTSWIQAQQVGLLADIEADALDARPDGMGWADYDWDFACEDVACALKLSGNTAAERLAVATALEGRFPTTVGLLERGEICYLQAKAVTEVTGTLDPEAAGGWRHGAAQDAGPVVGQTRRALNRAVLQADPLGAEVRHRRRREDRTIWHRATEDGMATWTAFLPTPQAAQLDAAVDAHAATFGDDGRTLNQKRVDALYDLVVNRPAGEATAGGRSAAVVQVTVSLDTLIGADEEPGQLKGYGPISAGQVREVAFAPGTIWRRLITHPKTGLLVKTDPTTYKPTAETQRHVTARDMTCTFPSCQMPAHRCDLDHIQPFNHENPQAGGATEPDNLMPLCRRHHLLKHRTAWQVQRNPDTGEVTWTAPTGHTYTNPPQPLAHIT; from the coding sequence ATGCAGGCCACGCTGCTCGACCACGACGACACGGCCACGACCGGGGACACCACCGGCCCGCGGGGAGAGCCGGTGACGGCGGATGAGTGGGCCGCGCATCTGGCGTCGGCTGTGCCGGGTCCGCAGACGGCGGCGATGCTCGGCCTGTTGGAGCGCGGTCAGCTTTCCACGACTGGGCGGATCGATGCTTTGAAGGCCTGGGAGCGGCACACCTCCTGGATTCAGGCGCAGCAGGTGGGTCTGCTGGCGGATATCGAGGCGGATGCTCTGGATGCGAGGCCGGATGGGATGGGCTGGGCGGACTATGACTGGGACTTCGCCTGTGAGGATGTTGCCTGTGCGTTGAAGCTATCGGGGAACACGGCCGCGGAGCGTCTGGCGGTCGCCACCGCCCTGGAGGGCCGTTTCCCCACCACCGTCGGCCTGTTGGAGCGCGGGGAGATCTGTTATCTGCAGGCGAAGGCGGTGACGGAGGTCACCGGCACCCTCGACCCGGAGGCCGCCGGCGGGTGGAGGCATGGTGCTGCCCAAGATGCCGGGCCAGTCGTCGGCCAGACTCGGCGGGCGTTGAACCGGGCGGTGCTGCAGGCGGATCCGCTGGGGGCGGAGGTGCGGCATCGCCGGCGGCGGGAGGACCGCACGATCTGGCACCGCGCGACCGAGGACGGTATGGCCACCTGGACCGCGTTCCTCCCCACCCCGCAAGCCGCGCAGTTGGATGCTGCCGTCGATGCGCACGCCGCCACGTTCGGCGATGACGGGCGCACGCTGAACCAGAAGCGGGTGGACGCTCTGTATGACCTGGTCGTCAACCGCCCCGCCGGAGAGGCAACTGCGGGTGGCCGGTCGGCGGCGGTGGTGCAGGTGACGGTGTCCCTCGACACGTTGATCGGGGCGGATGAGGAGCCCGGACAGCTCAAGGGCTACGGGCCGATCAGTGCTGGGCAGGTGCGGGAGGTGGCTTTCGCTCCGGGCACGATCTGGCGGCGTCTGATCACCCACCCGAAGACCGGGCTGCTGGTCAAGACCGATCCGACCACCTACAAGCCCACCGCCGAGACCCAACGCCACGTCACCGCCCGCGACATGACCTGTACCTTCCCCTCCTGCCAGATGCCCGCCCACCGCTGCGACCTGGACCACATCCAGCCCTTCAACCACGAGAACCCGCAAGCGGGTGGGGCGACGGAGCCGGACAATCTGATGCCGCTGTGCCGACGCCACCACCTGCTGAAACACCGCACCGCATGGCAGGTGCAGCGCAACCCCGACACCGGCGAAGTCACCTGGACCGCACCGACGGGCCACACCTACACCAACCCACCCCAGCCCCTCGCCCACATCACGTAG